TTTCTGCCAGCTTGAATTGGGTATTCTGAAATTGACTGACGGACCTTCCAAAGGCTTGACGGCTCTTCACGTATTCCATCGTAAGGGAAAACATTTCTTCCGAAGCCGTTTGGGCTGCAATCGCCACAATAAGACGTTCCTGCTGCAGCTTATTCATCAAATAGTGAAAGCCACTGCCTTCCTCCCCGATCAGGTTTTCTTTCGGTACCTTACAATCTTCAAAAATGAGTTCGGCTGTATCCTGACAGTGCAATCCGATTTTATCCAGCTTTCTCCCCCTGGAAAACCCCGGAGTATTCCTTTCAATCGCCAACAGGCTGACACCTTTATGAGGCGGTTTACTATGGGGATCCGTTTTAACAGCGACAATCACTAAATCACCATGAATACCATTTGTAATAAAAGTCTTTTGTCCATTAACAATATAATGATCTCCCTCTGAAAGCGCTGTCGTTTTGATGGCCGCTAAATCTGAACCCGTACCAGGCTCTGTCATGGCAATGGCTGTAATCATCTTTCCCCTCGCACATAAAGGAAGCCACTTCTTTTTCTGTTCATCTGTCCCATATTCCGAGATGTAGGGAACCACGATATCATTATGAAGCCCTATTCCAATCAAACCGGAACCCACTCTTTCCAATTCTTCATTAATGATGACAGAAAAGCCCCAATCAACTCCGCTTCCCCCATATTCCTCTTCAATGTCCGGGCAAAGAAACCCCTGGTTCCCCATCTTCTCCCAAAATGATCTGGGAACCATCCGGTTATTCTCCCACTCCTCATAATAAGGATAAGCTTCCTTTTGTAGAAATTTCCTCAGAGCCAGACGAAATATGCTGTGTTCTTCGGTTAAATAAGGATGTTTCATACGTCTCTCCCTCATTTCGAATTGGTGTATAAAGGATAGCGCTTTCATATATAAATGAATGAACATGCATTCACTAACTGGTTATTTAGGCTGCATCCTGATGGCTCCGTCCAAGCGGATCGTCTCTCCATTCAACATCGGGTTTTCAAGTATGCTTCTCACCAACTGAGCATATTCAGATGGATAACCAAGACGTTTAGGGAAAGGAACCGTGCTCCCAAGGGATTGTCTTGCCTCTTCTGGAAGGGTGTCAAACATAGGGGTATGGAATAATCCCGGTGCAATCGTCATGACCCTGATGCCGTCCCTTGCAAGTTCCCTTGCAATCGGCAGGGTCATTCCTACAACTCCTCCTTTTGATGCACTATACGCAGCCTGACCGATTTGACCGTCAAATGCGGCAACAGACGCAGTATTCACGATCACACCTTTTTCCCCATGCTCATTCGGTATGTTTTGCATCATCTTTTCTGCAGTCAACCGTATGACATTGAACGTACCGATCAAATTCACTTCAATTACTTTGGAAAATTTCTCAAGGGAATGGATACCTTTTCTCCCCACCACTTTTCCAGGAGGTGCGATACCTGCACAATTCACAACTGTATTGAATCCCCCGAAATCTTCCATGGCTCTATCAAGGGCCTCTTTTACACTTTTTTCATTTGTTACATCTGTTTCATGATAAAACATGGAGTCCCCATACTCTTTTTTTAACGTTGAGCTTCTCTCCCCATTGAGGTCAAGGATATAAACCTTTCCCCCTTCTTCCATGATTTTTCGTGCCGTGGCTTCTCCCAGTCCGGATGCTCCCCCCGTGATGACGGCAACAGAATCTTTCATCTCCACTCACATTCCCTCCAATCTGCCTGCTTATAGTTTTATTTTAGCGTTGGATGCAGGAAAAAGATATAAAGTTTTAAAAATTCCGTCTATTCACCAGAAGAGCAGGCGCCGATATACCAAACAGGCATGAATACACAAAAAAAACAGACTCACGAATGAGTCTGTTTTTGGATGTGTAAAGTTAGATTATGCTTTACGTACGTTAGCTGCTTGTGGTCCACGAGCACCTTGTTCAACGTCGAAAGATACTTCTTGACCTTCGTCAAGAGATTTGAAACCTTCACCTTGAATCGCTGAGAAGTGTACGAATACGTCGTCTCCACCTTCTACTTCGATGAATCCGAAACCTTTTTCTGCGTTAAACCATTTTACTTTACCATTTTCCATGTTTGTTGCCTCCTAAAGTGCGTTACACACAATATATTACTATTCTTGCGATATCAGGTGAAAACCAAATCTTGTTCTTCCCTCGTATACCGGACAAAAATAATTCTTCTATAGAATAACAGTAATGAAACAAATAAGCAAGTTCCTGAGGCGGAAGTTTTTAAAGTCAGACCTCTGACATAATTTGACTCCTCGATCTTATATCCGTATTCGGCACGAGGTGCATTCCACTTTTTAACATGAATGCGTTTCCTTTCTTCTTCCTTCTGGTCCTTTAGGTGGAACGTGATCCTTTTATCAAGTTTATCACTCATGGGACTCTAAAATGGAGGGTAAACTGTGGTATAATGATTAAATATGAAAGGGAGTGCCCAATGAAATCCACAAAAAATCGGTTCAGTAATGGTTCTATGGTTACGATCAAGGAAACAGGAGAAACAGTCACAATATTAAAATGGCAATACGTTAAGAACATGAAGCGATATTCTTATATCGTAAAGGAACATCCAGGCACATTTTATTTTGAAGAAGAGTTAGAACTGAACTAAATACAATCCTCATTACTAATATGATTTTGACAAGGACTCTTACCCGAATTCAGCAGAGTCCTTTTTCAATTCAATCTTTTAACGTCAAAAAAGGATGCATCTTATAAGATGCATCCTTTTTTCTATGTATGACCTGTGAGGGATTCGAACCCACGACCCCTTCCCTGTCAAGGAAGTGCTCTCCCACTGAGCTAACAAGTCGCGATGTAAGGTACATATTCTATTATAGTAAATTCTAAAGAATTGTCAATGGATTTTCATAAAGAAATTCACCTATTCCAGATTTTATGTATAAAAGAACATTCGTTCGCATACAATGTCAATACAATCATCTGAGAGGGGCTTCCATATGATGAGGTTATTAGAGCGATCGTTGATGGATCGATGTCCCATTGAAATCATTTACATGACTTCCGGGCAGAAGTGTTCGAAAAGGAGAATACTGGTGAAAAGAGTTGAAAAGGATTATATCACTGCTTATTGCTATTTCAGGAGAGATGTCCGCAACTTCAGGATTCATGACATCTTAGCTGCTTCTCCCATCCATTTTCATTCTGACCGGACGATATCAAGACGGGATTACAATAAATAAGAGGCTGTTAGCCCATGAATGGGGTAACAGCCTCTTATTGTGTTATGCCGTTGCTCTTGTTGGTGTTTTATCTTCTCTCTTAATAAAGAATTGCAGCGCAAGCATGATACCGAATAATACCAGACCAATAATGTCTGACATCCCCTCAGGATAAATCAGTAATAATCCGGCTGCTACGCAAAGGAAACGTTCTATGACGAACACTCGACGGTACCAATATCCGATCATACCTGCCCCGATCGCCATCATCCCCGTTACGGCCGTGAAGACGACCCAAAGTAATCTAGGAATGGTCGTATCGATCATTAACAGTTCAGGTGACAGGACGAACATATAGGGGATGATAAAGGCAGCGATGGCCAATTTAGCGGAATTGACCCCTGTCCGTATCGGCTCCCCTCCCGATACCCCGGCCGCGGCGAATGCAGCCAGCGCCACTGGAGGCGTGATATCAGCAATGATCCCGAAGTAAAACACGAATAAATGTGCCGCAAGCTCCGGTGCCCCTAATAGAATAATCGCAGGAGCAGCGATGGTGGAAGTTATGACATAGTTCGCCGTTGTCGGAGAACCCATGCCGAGTACGATCGACGCTATCATCGTGAAGATCAATGTTAGGATCAGCTTGCCTTCTGTTGTATTGGTCAGATCTGCAGCCAGGTCCACCAATCCATTTGCCAGGGTCAATCCTAACCCCGTTTTCGTTACAACACCTACGATCATACCGGCGGCAGCTGTCGCCACGGCTACAGACAAGGCAGTTCTGGCGCCGTCAACAAGGGCATCCACAGCATCCTTGAAACCGATCCTTGTATCTTTTCGTATGGCACTGATGACGATAGTGGCAACAATCGACCACAGTGCAGCACGCATGACACTCATCCCGCTTACCAACAGAATGATGACCGTCAGTATCGGAAGCAGCAGATAAATCTTTTTGAATACTTCTTTACGGTTGGGCATTTCTTCATCTGATAATCCACGAAGACCGATACGTTTCGCTTCAAAGTGAGTCATAATCCAAATCCCGGTAAAATACAGGACGGCAGGAATCGAGGCAGCTTTCGCAATATCCCAATAGGAAATCCCTCCGATAAACTCGACCATCAGGAATGCGGCAGCTCCCATGATCGGAGGCATCAGCTGACCACCTGTCGAAGCAGCAGCCTCTACTCCACCGGCAAACTCTTTACGGTACCCAAGCTTCTTCATCATAGGAATCGTGAAGGAACCCGAAGTCACGACGTTTGCGACCGAGCTTCCACTGATCGTCCCTTGAAGGGCACTGGAGAAAATGGCAACCTTTGCGGGCCCTCCTACACGTTTCCCGGCAATGGATACGGCCAAATCATTAAAGTATTGTCCGACGCCGGTTTTCACCAGGAACGCCCCGAACAATAAGAACAGGAAGATGAAGGTCGCTGATACATATAGGGGAGTACCCAGGATCCCTTCACTTGTAAAGAACATCGTTTTAACGATATCATCCCAGTCATATCCTCTATGGGCAAGGAATCCAGGCATCAATCTGCCATAATACATATACAGGATGAACGCAGAAGCAATGATGGTGATCGGTAACCCCACTGCACGACGGGTTGCTTCAAGTACAAGGATCATAGCAGCGAAACCGACATAGAAATCAAGGGAGGTCATCAATCCCACCCGGCTGACGATATCATCCTGCATGATCGGCCAATAAGCACCGATCCCAATCGAAATGACTGAAAGAACGACGTCATACCAGGCGATCTTATCCTTCTTCAGATTCTTCTTCCGGGCAGGGAATAAGAGGAACACTAAAGAAAGAGCGAACCCTAAGTGAATGGATAACAATAATTGCCTAGGGATGAATTGAAAGATCGATGCTACTAATTGAAATAGTGAAAATGCCAATAATCCGAAGAATATGATCCATTTGAATATCCCATGATGGAATTTTCTTGTAGATGATTCTGGATCGTATTTCTCTAGTAACTCTTGTTGTTGTTCTGCAGTCAATGATTCAAATTCTTTATCTTTTTCCAACTACAGTCACTCCTTTCCACTGATCATAAAGTGATTGTTTCATTATCTGAACCCGAACGACGGAGCCTTTATCAAAATAGTCGGCTAAAGGATATTCCTTTCCGTTTATCACAAGGCGGTGATTGGCGACGACCTGTCCGATCCGGATATCAATGAATGGGAACACTTTATCCATATTAGAAATTAAATATTTGCCTTCCTTCGTCACTTCAAAGGTTTCATTTCCCTCTGCATTGGCCGGCATCCCAATGGCAGTATCTTCATAGAGTAATTGGGTTTGTTGAATTTGATTGGAAGATGTTTGATGGTAAAATTCCTCTACTTCTGATAGATGAATAGAGTGTGTATAGCGAACCGAAAAGGAATGATCCTCCGGAAGTCCGAAAAGGACCGGGTCCCCCGTTGTACTTCTCGGTTCTATCACTAAAAAAGTTTGCAAGGGTATAAAAAGGATGATTCCAACACAAAGAATAAGGAGAATCGCACCCATGAATGAAAATTTCTTCATCAAGAATTCCCCACCATTCCATTTATTGTCCGTTTTGCTAGAGGCTTGGAATTAGCTTAAACCAAAACAAAAGAATAGACCGTATTAGCGGCCTATCCCTTCGTCCATCTTCTGGTGTGAAACTATTCCATTGAAATTCCTTTTTCATCAAAGTATTTCTTTGCACCAGGATGTAATTCGATTCCCATACCTTTAAGTCCATCTTCAGCTTTGATCAGCTTACCTTTGGCGTGGGTGATTTTATCCGTGTTTTCAAAAATGGCTTTTGTCACATCGTAGATGACATCTTCAGAAATGTCAGCGTTCGTCACAAGCATGGCACGAACGGCAACCGTTGTCACTGCGTCATCCACTTTACTGTATGTTCCAGCCGGGATTTCATCCTCTGAGTAGTAAGGATACTTCTCGATCAATTCGCTGACTTTATCTGACTCAACAGGTACGATTGCGATGTCTTCTGTTGCAGCCAGACCTTCAACCGCTCCAGTCGGAGTACCTGATGTGATGAATGCCGCATCGATGGTACCATCCTGGATCCCTGTCGTTGAATCATCAAATGATAGATTACGAGCTTCTAAGTCTTCCAGCTTGATCCCATGAACCTCAAGGATTTGAGTGGCATTCAGTAAAGTACCAGATCCAGCTTCACCTACAGAAACGACTTTCCCTTTTAGATCTTCAACTGATTTGATACCTGAATCCTTTGTTGTAACGATCTGGATTGTTTCTGGATAAAGTGTCGCAATACCTCTTGCGTTCTCTACCTTGTTGTCCTTGAACATTTCTGTACCTTCAGACGCATAAGATGCAATATCCGTTTGCGTAAAAGCGATTTCAGTTTTACCGTCTTTCACAGCGGCCATATTTTCAGCAGATGCACCTGAAGTGGATGCTGAGGACTTGATTCCGGTTTCATCTTCGATAATCTTAGCGAATGTTCCGCCCAACGGGTAATATGTACCCCCTGTACCACCTGTAGCAATTCCAATGAAGTCAACCTCTTTGTTACCTTCACCATCAGATGATGAACCTCCACCTGATCCACCGCCACATGCAGCAAGAACGACAGATAGAACTAGAAGTAGTGCAGTGCTTAGAAATAAACTGCGTTTTTTCATATTCTAATCCCCCCTATTAAATTTTGTACGTTAACGAAATAATTGTAACACAATCTGTAACAATCTTGTCAAATCAAATACATAAACTTTTAACATTTTTCATAAAAAACCCTTTTATACAATAACCATGTCATACAGTTCCCTTTATCCCGAACCTCGAGATGTATAGGAAATGTATAAAGCGGTTACAGGAATTACCTCCCTTTTCACCTGCCATGTATATTTGTCCACACAAAAAGGACTGAAGAGCTAACTCTTTCTTCAGTCCCCCGCTGTTATATATCAGATAGTATTTCAGCCAATCAATTCCTCGTCCTCGAACTTCAACTTATCTTCTTCGGAAATATTTTCTTCCATGTCCCTCTGAGTATGGGCTATCCTTGAAGATGCATTTGCAGCGATGCTTGCTACGATATCATCTAAAAAGGTATGTACACCATTCCCTTTTTTCGTATCCAGCTCCCTGATGATGCCAATTTTATTCTTATCCAGATGGCCGAATGTGGTGACGGCAATGCTTCCATAGCCTAAAGCAGCCCCCAGTGCAATGGTCTCGTCGACTCCAAACAGTCCTTCATCCATTTCTACAATCGATTGAAGGGGTTCAGAAAGCTTCTTCTCTTCAGCAAGCTGATCCAGCTCCACCCCTACCAAAATGGCATGCTGAATCTCCCTTTTTAATAAAACTCTCTTCACACTATCAATACAATCATCCATCGTAAGATCATGATTATATGGATACTGCATTTCAAAGACGATCTCGGCTATATCTTCTATCCTCACTCCCCGATCTTTCAATCTTTGGAGTGCAGCTTTGGTTACATCTCTTGAATGGACAGGTTTATTCATTGTTATTCCCCTTTCTAAACAGGCATGATTGTATAAAAATTATAACACTCTTTTGAATTTTCGTATTGCAAACCGCTTTTGGGAATTATGAAAGAGATTATGGTACAATCTTTCTGTAAACGTTAACAATCATTCTAGGAGGCTATCGTCATGACAACTGTAAGAGGAACTGTAACCGAATTAAACCTCTTTAGTAAAGAATTAAACGAAGAGATGAAGATGCTGGTTTATTTACCGGCAACCTACTCTCCCCTTTATAAATACACCCTTCTCATTGCTCAGGATGGCAAAGATTACTTCCAGCTGGGAAGGATTCCGCGACTCGCGGATGAATTGCTTTCAAACAAGGAAATCGAAAATATGATCATTGTGGGGGTTTCATATAAAGACGTAGAGGATCGCAGACGGAAATATCATCCCCACGGTGAGGAAAACGATGCGTATATCCGCTTTCTGGCACATGAACTGGTCCCTTATTTAGATGAGCATTACCCAACTTATCATATGGGGATGGGACGTGCCCTTATCGGAGATTCATTGGGGGCGACCGTCTCTTTGATGACTGCTTTGAAATACCCGAACACATTCGGCAAGGTTCTCCTTCAATCTCCTTTCGTCAATGAAAAAGTCCTTGATGCCGTGGAAGATTTCACACAGCCTCATCTGTTAAGCATTTACCATATAATAGGGTTGCAGGAAACCGAAGTGAAGACGACAGATGGCAAAGTAAAGGATTTCTTAAAACCAAACCGTCAGCTTCATGAAACATTCGATCAAAAAGGATTCAGTTCCTTTTACGATGAATTCGACGGGGACCATACATGGAAGCATTGGCAGCCTGATTTAAAACGTGCATTGAAGCTAATGTTTTAGCTGATCTAAAAGGCAAGGGGTTCCTCCCTTGTCTCTTTAGATCAGCCGTAAGCTTCAGTAATCATCCCATTGCTCTTTCGTTCGCCCTATATTAAATTTTTGAAAAATTTGCTATACTATACATATGACAATGATAGTTAAATAGAGGAGGATTGAAGAAAATGAATTATGGTATAGTCATTTTCCCATCGAAAAAGCTTCAAGATATCGCGAACTCTTATAGGAAACGCTATGATCCTCATTATGCATTGGTTCCGCCACATTTGACATTGAAAAATGTCTTTAGTGCAGACGACGATCAAATTAAAGATATCGCAGGAAAGCTTTCCGTGATTTCAAAGAAATACGATCCATTTAATTTAAAGGTGTACAAAGTAAGTTCCTTTCAACCTGTAAACAATGTGATTTATTTCAAGGTCGAGTCAAAACCTGAACTTCAGGGGTTGCACGATGACATGCATAACCAAAACTTCATGGGTGACGAACCGGAATTCGCTTTCGTCCCTCACATCACGATTGCCCAGAAGCTTTCGAATGATGAGCATTCGGATATTTTCGGATCATTGAGCATGCTGGGCATCGATCATGAGGAAATCATCGACCGCTTCCACTTGCTTTATCAGTTAGAGAACGGCTCCTGGACCGTGTACGAAACGTTCCGATTAGGGAAGGAACAGTAAACGGTGATTGTCGAAGTTGCCAAGACAGAGGATCAGATCCAAGAGGTATTCCATATACGAAAGACGGTCTTTGTAGTGGAACAGCAGGTTCCCCTGGAAGAAGAAATCGATGAGTATGAAAACGACTCCACTCATTTCGTTCTCTATGAGGATAACAAGGCGGTCGGGGCAGGACGATTTCGCATTCTCGATGGAGTCGGAAAAGTGGAAAGGGTCTGTATCCTTAAATCCACCAGGGGGAAAGGTGCCGGACGTGAATTGATGCTCGCCATTGAGGAATATGCGAAGCGGCAGCCTTTATCACAATTGAAATTAAATGCCCAAACCTATGCCATCCCTTTTTACGAAGGATTAGGGTATCAGGTTACTTCCGAGGAATTCCTCGATGCCGGCATCCCTCATAAAACAATGAAAAAAACCATCTGAATAGAACAGAGAGTCCAGTTTCAGGCCTGGATTCTCTGTTCTTTTTTGTTTATCCCTTCGTATATTCACCACCCATCCCGGCGATAATGGTGAAAGGTATGGAAAGGGGGATCATCATGGAAATCAAGTCCATTGCCATTGAATTAATCGTCGGATATTTTGCACTACTCATTTTGACAAAAATCCTCGGAAAAACACAAATCACGCAAATATCAGCCTTTGACTTCATTTCCGCTTTAATTCTTGGTGAGCTCGTGGGAAACTCCCTTTATGATGGGAAAACAACCGTATACCAAATTCTTGCTGCCATTTCGATTTGGGGGAGTCTGATCTTCATTACTGAATTCTTCACTCAAAAATCAAGGCGGTTCCGCCATATGCTCGAGGGGACCCCTTCATTGATCATCAATAAAGGACATATCAATTTTAAAGAACTCAAAAAAAATCATCTGGATTTGAATCAGCTTCAGCATTTACTCCGGGCAAAGGATGTATTTTCTGTCAGGGAATGTGAATATGCCCTTCTTGAATCAGACGGAACGTTGAGCGTCATCCGTAAGCCGCTATATGACATGGTTCAACGACAGGATCTTCAACTCCCAATCAAGGCAGCCACCCTCCCTCTTGCCTTTATCGTAGATGGTGAAATTGTCTATGATAACTTAACCCTTGCCGGGCAAGAAGATACTTGGTTATTGAATGAAATAAAAAAACAAGGCTTCCACTCCTCCAAAGACGTGCTTTACGCAGAATGGGAAGATGGAAAAACCTTGTTGGTTCAAGGATACTAACGGGGTTTAATAATCAGTTCATTGTGTTGAATCAAAAAGGAGAGAAGTTTCTTCCGTTCAAGACTTGTGAGGTAGGCCGTGACCGATGTTCTGAATAGCAGCCACTGCCCCACATTCGAGACGTTGATACTATGTAATTCTAAGTATTCCCTCATGATATGATCAAATGTCTTACCGCCAGGGCTTGTATTTATCACATCTAAAAGGGAGTTCATTCTTTCTTCATGAAGTTCGATATTATTCTTCACCGTTTGAGAGATGTCTTCTTCGAACCGGCCATGACCCGGGATCGCTCCTTTACAGGATATGTGAAGGAGTCTTTCTAACGATTCCAATGTAAGGTCTGCATCCACAATAAAGGGGATCACATGCTTCTTTAACGTCTCACTTCCAAAATAACTGTCCGCTGCATATAAAATACCATCAACCAGAAGACCTGCCTGACTATGCGAATGCCCTGGTAAATCAATGACCTCAAAAATAAACGGACCAATGATATTTTCTCCTATTAATAGTTCTCCATCCACCTCGACTGCCTGTCCCTCAAGAAATTTATTCCTTAAGTCACTTATTGGAACAGCCCCATTGAACAAATAGATGGGTTCTAAAATGGAATTCTCAATAATCGCTTTTTCAAATTTCAGGGCAAACAATGGAATATCATATTTACTCTTAAGATACCTGGCACCGCCAAAATGATCGGCGTGGGCATGGGTGATCACGCAATAATCGAGGGGAAGTCCCTCTCCGTCCAATATCCTCTTCATCTTCTTCACTGCCGAATCATCCAATCCGCTATCGATTAAAAGCCCCTTTCCATCTTTTACACAATATCCGATCGTAACCGCACCGGTAAATGCAAAGCAATGTTCTGTGAATTTCTCTAGTTTCAAGTCAATACCCCCATAGAAATCGGTTCACTACACATATTCGTTAAAGTGTTTTCCTTTTCCTGTGAGCTGTGCTAATAAATTGGAGGGGATGGATGATTTTCTAAGGTTCTCGTATGGAGCCTTTCCCTGAATGGAAGGCTGAACATGATCGCCTGCTCCTTCTGGGTGTGCCTGTGATTTATTTTTCAGTGGTTTAATTGGTTGTATGGGGAAAAAATTGAAGTGGTGTCGATCAACTTTGATATCTCTTTCCTGATACTGTTTGTACTGATAGTGAGGAATCGGCGCAATATATCCCATTTTTATGACCTCCTTGGTTTTATTTACCCAATTTCAGATTGTTAAAAACGCACTCACGCTTACCTACCTGTCTCTTTAATACTTCCTATAAAAAAGAAAGAAGAATTAACATAAAATACGTGGCTTCACGTTGTTTTATGTCCATTCTCCTTGAGTTTGATTCCTTCTTTATTTTTTCCCCTTGTTTAACATGTTGGAGATTGTTCCGAAGTCCAATTGCTTCCCGTCGTTCACGATCGATTGGACAATTTTATCTTCCATTTCCTTGTTTACAGGTTTATTGGCGATTTTAGATACACGTTTGATGACGCTTCTAACCGTTGCTTCATCTTTGAAATTTGCATTTTGTAAAGAGTTCGCAAGCTCTAACACTTCGTTCATGTTAACGCCTGTCTTCTTCTCTAAATTCTTAAAAAAGTTATTATTCATTTCCATCACGCCTCCTTTTAACTATAAGCATCATATGTAAAAAACCCAGGAGCGTGAATTGAATATATAAATAATTTGAATTGATGTATTCTTTTTTGTACAAAACAAAAAGACAAAATCTCTCCAATGAGGATTCTGCCTTTTGTACCCCTTTCTAACAGAAACTTGCTCCAACGATAATCAAGAGAATGAAAAGCACAACGATCAATACAAACGTTGAGCCATAACCGCCGCCATATCCACAGCCGGCACCATATCCACAGCCACCGTATCCATATCCATACATATAAATTCACCTCTCTTTTACCTTTAGTCTCTTATAACATATGTACTAAGAGGGGAGAACGTATGGGCTTTTGGATATTTTATTGTGTGTTTGTCCAATCGTACAGATCAAAGGTCAGGTTGCCTTCAGAATCCAATTGTGCCAGAAAGACGGACTCCACCGTCAGTTTCCGTTTAGACAACTCCCGAACCAACCATGGCAAGGGAAAACCCACTTCAGCCAGGGCTTTTTGATCGATTTTCCCATCTGTGATCACGGCTTGAGGCGGGGTGGATTTTTGTGATATATCAAATACATCTTCTCTTACAAGGGGTTGTTTTTCTTTCTTCAACAAAACACTTAAATCACCGTTCGTGTCAAGGGATGCAAATTCCACATCTGCAACGCGGAACACATCCTTTTTCCGTAGTTGTTCAAGCATTTCATCAACGGAATACTTCTCCTTCTTCAACGCTTTTTCATCAATATTTCCATCCTTTATGAATACCGTAGGCTTGCCTTCAGCAAACCTCCTAAAGCGAATGCTCTTCAAGGACAGGAAAGAAAACAGGAGGGGAAATGCAAACCATAATAAGATACTCATCAGCCCTTCACTCAAGGGCAGGTTCAAATCCATTGAAAGAGTCCCTGCAATG
The DNA window shown above is from Rossellomorea vietnamensis and carries:
- a CDS encoding YjcG family protein; this translates as MNYGIVIFPSKKLQDIANSYRKRYDPHYALVPPHLTLKNVFSADDDQIKDIAGKLSVISKKYDPFNLKVYKVSSFQPVNNVIYFKVESKPELQGLHDDMHNQNFMGDEPEFAFVPHITIAQKLSNDEHSDIFGSLSMLGIDHEEIIDRFHLLYQLENGSWTVYETFRLGKEQ
- a CDS encoding GNAT family N-acetyltransferase; translated protein: MIVEVAKTEDQIQEVFHIRKTVFVVEQQVPLEEEIDEYENDSTHFVLYEDNKAVGAGRFRILDGVGKVERVCILKSTRGKGAGRELMLAIEEYAKRQPLSQLKLNAQTYAIPFYEGLGYQVTSEEFLDAGIPHKTMKKTI
- a CDS encoding DUF421 domain-containing protein, which produces MEIKSIAIELIVGYFALLILTKILGKTQITQISAFDFISALILGELVGNSLYDGKTTVYQILAAISIWGSLIFITEFFTQKSRRFRHMLEGTPSLIINKGHINFKELKKNHLDLNQLQHLLRAKDVFSVRECEYALLESDGTLSVIRKPLYDMVQRQDLQLPIKAATLPLAFIVDGEIVYDNLTLAGQEDTWLLNEIKKQGFHSSKDVLYAEWEDGKTLLVQGY
- a CDS encoding MBL fold metallo-hydrolase gives rise to the protein MKLEKFTEHCFAFTGAVTIGYCVKDGKGLLIDSGLDDSAVKKMKRILDGEGLPLDYCVITHAHADHFGGARYLKSKYDIPLFALKFEKAIIENSILEPIYLFNGAVPISDLRNKFLEGQAVEVDGELLIGENIIGPFIFEVIDLPGHSHSQAGLLVDGILYAADSYFGSETLKKHVIPFIVDADLTLESLERLLHISCKGAIPGHGRFEEDISQTVKNNIELHEERMNSLLDVINTSPGGKTFDHIMREYLELHSINVSNVGQWLLFRTSVTAYLTSLERKKLLSFLIQHNELIIKPR
- a CDS encoding stage VI sporulation protein F gives rise to the protein MNNNFFKNLEKKTGVNMNEVLELANSLQNANFKDEATVRSVIKRVSKIANKPVNKEMEDKIVQSIVNDGKQLDFGTISNMLNKGKK
- a CDS encoding YjcZ family sporulation protein, whose amino-acid sequence is MYGYGYGGCGYGAGCGYGGGYGSTFVLIVVLFILLIIVGASFC
- a CDS encoding DUF421 domain-containing protein → MPEYLQVALRSIFILLSLFAITKLLGKKQLSKLSFFEYITGITVGSIAGTLSMDLNLPLSEGLMSILLWFAFPLLFSFLSLKSIRFRRFAEGKPTVFIKDGNIDEKALKKEKYSVDEMLEQLRKKDVFRVADVEFASLDTNGDLSVLLKKEKQPLVREDVFDISQKSTPPQAVITDGKIDQKALAEVGFPLPWLVRELSKRKLTVESVFLAQLDSEGNLTFDLYDWTNTQ